In Anaerolineales bacterium, the following proteins share a genomic window:
- a CDS encoding GAF domain-containing protein — translation MILTRRLILPAAIMFAVFLTGLFIYFFTSLHEAYHEAEERALASISNSFFVEIEHQKQVALTLSTTAADNPAIQQAFANQDLSALRELVLPGYSMLANTGVNVTQNRYFLPDGTLFFSANDSPATDANPSPSIALAIAEQRSVAGLEVENGKLVIRGTSPVSYDNRHVGVVEYQIGLNEALLQDLREKYSAEWRILLLSNLVPSGTLTEAGPNSSLVVITRTKDASIFNDAESYTSSLSGASTITHPSKDGHDYALLSTPVYDYSGNIIGVLDILYDHTHISASQNTRLILAATASILVLLLGLGGLYLMMRRTLQPIQTLTRAAAEISEGSPMPFVNAKPSSDEIGILIEAFNRMTSQLRSSITDLEQRVAERTHDIEDQSRRLRVAAEISQSSVSVKRLNELLEKSAQLIFERFNYYHVGIYIVDRENKVASLVASPTEAGRQMMDSKHQIQVGDATTVGRVAATGEPRIASGSGLGSPLAVNPFLPDTRSELALPLRVEDRVIGILDIHSVKEQAFKPEDVSVMLVLADQLASAIERTRLLEESSNTLNELERAYGQFTSSGWQKFANSGKLRNAGYRFDNIRIEPVSQLPQTGREALNSGNPIVSNGKETNREAAIPIKFRGQTIGVVHAKLQEGHGEETVSTLELAVDRLASALESARLYEEARIRADREQTVSQITSAISLSSDFETILRTTVREIGHALPDTEVGIQILEDVQQTPPGDGRN, via the coding sequence ATGATTCTCACCCGCCGGTTGATCCTCCCCGCCGCGATCATGTTTGCGGTTTTCCTGACAGGGCTGTTTATCTATTTCTTTACCAGCCTGCATGAGGCGTACCATGAGGCGGAGGAGCGGGCTCTAGCCTCTATCAGCAATTCGTTCTTTGTGGAGATCGAACACCAAAAGCAGGTCGCGTTGACGCTTTCTACGACCGCCGCCGATAACCCAGCGATCCAGCAAGCCTTTGCAAACCAAGACCTCAGCGCGTTACGCGAACTTGTTTTGCCCGGCTACTCGATGCTGGCAAACACCGGCGTCAACGTTACGCAAAACCGGTATTTTCTACCGGATGGCACACTGTTCTTCAGCGCGAACGATTCGCCAGCGACGGACGCGAACCCTAGCCCATCTATCGCGCTTGCCATCGCTGAACAGCGGTCCGTTGCAGGATTGGAAGTTGAAAACGGCAAGTTAGTCATTCGAGGAACATCGCCCGTGTCATACGACAACCGGCACGTCGGCGTCGTGGAATATCAGATTGGACTGAACGAGGCTCTGCTCCAAGACCTGCGCGAGAAATACAGCGCGGAATGGCGCATTCTCCTGCTAAGCAACCTTGTCCCTAGCGGCACACTGACGGAAGCCGGACCAAACAGCAGTTTAGTAGTTATCACGCGCACCAAAGACGCGTCTATATTCAACGACGCCGAAAGTTATACAAGTTCTTTGAGCGGCGCTTCCACGATCACGCATCCAAGCAAAGACGGTCATGACTATGCGCTCCTTTCAACGCCGGTCTATGATTATTCGGGAAATATCATCGGCGTGCTGGATATTCTCTATGACCATACCCACATCTCTGCATCGCAGAATACGAGGTTGATCCTCGCCGCCACAGCCAGCATTCTGGTGTTGCTCTTAGGCCTAGGCGGCTTATATCTGATGATGCGACGCACCCTCCAACCCATTCAGACGCTGACGCGTGCCGCCGCGGAGATCTCGGAAGGCTCTCCGATGCCCTTCGTGAACGCTAAACCAAGCAGCGACGAGATCGGCATCCTCATCGAGGCCTTCAACCGAATGACAAGCCAACTTCGAAGTTCGATCACAGACCTTGAACAACGCGTCGCAGAACGGACCCACGACATCGAAGATCAGTCCCGGCGCCTGCGGGTGGCGGCGGAAATCTCGCAAAGCTCCGTTTCCGTAAAGCGGCTCAACGAACTATTGGAAAAGTCGGCTCAATTGATCTTCGAACGGTTTAATTATTATCACGTCGGAATTTATATTGTAGACCGGGAGAACAAGGTGGCTTCGCTGGTGGCGTCGCCTACAGAAGCAGGCAGACAAATGATGGACTCGAAGCATCAGATCCAAGTCGGCGACGCGACGACTGTTGGACGCGTCGCGGCGACAGGCGAGCCTCGCATCGCCTCCGGATCCGGGCTTGGCTCGCCGCTGGCGGTCAACCCGTTCCTGCCGGATACGCGTTCAGAACTTGCCCTGCCACTAAGAGTCGAGGATCGTGTGATTGGCATTCTCGATATCCACAGCGTGAAAGAACAGGCTTTCAAACCCGAAGATGTTTCGGTGATGCTCGTCTTGGCGGACCAACTCGCCAGCGCGATCGAACGCACCCGCTTGCTGGAGGAATCGTCCAACACCCTGAACGAACTTGAACGGGCATACGGTCAATTCACCAGCTCGGGCTGGCAAAAATTTGCAAACAGCGGCAAACTGCGCAACGCAGGCTACCGGTTCGACAACATCCGCATCGAGCCGGTGAGCCAATTGCCCCAGACCGGTCGCGAAGCGCTGAATAGCGGAAATCCCATCGTATCGAACGGGAAGGAAACGAATCGAGAAGCCGCTATCCCGATCAAATTCCGCGGGCAAACGATCGGCGTTGTCCACGCTAAACTTCAAGAAGGACACGGCGAAGAAACTGTTTCCACGCTCGAACTCGCTGTAGACCGCCTTGCCTCCGCGCTGGAAAGCGCCCGCCTGTATGAAGAGGCAAGGATACGCGCCGACCGCGAACAAACGGTTTCGCAGATCACCAGCGCCATCAGTCTATCCAGCGATTTTGAAACCATCCTGCGCACCACGGTTCGCGAGATCGGTCACGCCTTACCCGATACCGAAGTGGGGATTCAAATCCTCGAAGACGTGCAACAGACCCCGCCGGGCGATGGGAGAAATTGA
- a CDS encoding GAF domain-containing protein encodes METNRYPSLRTRIAFVLIFLAALFAAGVSFVLYANFSAELQNSLRHRLENITTLAALQQNGDAFMMVQAEGDPYFQEIQAQNLKIRRSDPELRFVYTMRRDDQGIYFAVDGGLPSEEGYSPFGMRYLEPGPALEENFNTMTGTILEPDFYTDEYGTFLSGYAPILNSSGEQVGVIGVDITANTILAQERAYMVQIITIDFIAGILIVLLGFFAADYLARPIVRLRDAANRISKGDLTHQITNIPTTRELAELAIDFNAMTNSLRGLITDLEQRVAERTEGITRKTEQLRSASYIARQTSEVQDLRVLLDTAVNLITDQFGYYHVGIFLVNEAGDQVTLLSASSEGGKRMMQKGYSLKVGTQGTISDAAAQKKTRIALDVGADAVIFNNPDLPHTRSEIALPLLVHDRLLGLLDIQSDKPGAFTIQDIDVLETLADQVSAAIEKAQLLDASKAAFSQLEALTAERTREAWFDKLKDKERVVTYTPLGLRAEKVLGDEANTVTIPILLRGQNIGAISIARKGNAPWSKQDEDTIREVAIQTGLAIDNIRLIEEATQRAKQEQTVGELAFRFSQALDMDSLLQVAARELGQLPGVEESSVYIAQPSDVDEESGAVRKPRSARRNGS; translated from the coding sequence ATGGAAACCAACCGCTACCCAAGCCTCCGCACCCGGATCGCGTTCGTATTGATCTTCCTTGCCGCGTTGTTTGCCGCCGGTGTCTCTTTTGTTTTATATGCCAACTTTAGCGCGGAATTGCAAAACAGCCTGCGTCACCGCCTCGAAAACATCACTACGCTGGCTGCTCTCCAACAAAATGGCGATGCCTTCATGATGGTACAAGCGGAAGGCGACCCTTATTTTCAAGAAATTCAAGCGCAGAACTTGAAGATCAGAAGGTCCGACCCTGAACTGCGATTCGTGTACACCATGCGGCGCGACGACCAAGGAATCTATTTCGCGGTTGACGGCGGCTTACCGAGCGAGGAAGGATATTCACCGTTCGGGATGCGCTACCTCGAGCCGGGCCCTGCGCTGGAAGAAAACTTCAACACGATGACCGGCACGATATTGGAGCCTGATTTCTACACCGACGAATACGGAACGTTCCTCTCCGGGTATGCTCCCATCCTAAATTCCAGCGGCGAGCAAGTAGGCGTCATCGGCGTGGATATCACCGCCAACACCATCCTTGCGCAAGAACGCGCCTATATGGTTCAGATCATAACCATTGATTTTATTGCCGGCATTTTGATCGTTCTGCTAGGATTTTTCGCCGCAGACTATCTGGCGAGACCCATCGTCCGCCTGCGAGATGCCGCCAACAGGATCAGCAAAGGCGATCTTACACACCAGATCACCAACATCCCAACCACGCGCGAATTGGCTGAACTCGCCATTGATTTTAATGCCATGACGAACAGCCTCAGAGGATTGATCACCGATCTCGAACAACGCGTGGCAGAACGAACCGAAGGCATTACCCGCAAGACCGAGCAACTCCGTTCCGCATCGTACATCGCGCGCCAAACCTCCGAAGTGCAGGACTTGCGCGTCTTACTGGACACAGCGGTCAATCTCATCACCGATCAATTCGGTTATTACCATGTAGGCATCTTCCTCGTCAACGAAGCCGGCGATCAAGTGACGCTGCTCTCCGCGTCTTCAGAGGGCGGCAAACGGATGATGCAAAAAGGATATTCACTCAAAGTTGGGACGCAGGGAACGATAAGCGACGCGGCTGCCCAAAAGAAAACCCGCATCGCTCTCGACGTGGGAGCGGATGCAGTCATCTTCAACAACCCCGACCTCCCCCACACCCGCTCCGAGATCGCTCTCCCCTTGCTGGTGCACGACCGGCTCCTTGGACTGCTCGACATTCAATCCGATAAACCCGGCGCGTTCACCATACAAGATATTGATGTGCTCGAAACGCTTGCCGATCAGGTCTCGGCGGCGATCGAAAAAGCGCAGCTTTTGGACGCGTCCAAAGCGGCATTCAGCCAACTCGAAGCGTTAACAGCCGAACGGACGCGCGAAGCGTGGTTCGACAAATTAAAGGATAAAGAGCGCGTCGTCACGTACACCCCGCTTGGCTTGCGCGCCGAAAAAGTTCTGGGCGATGAAGCGAATACGGTCACCATCCCGATCCTACTCAGGGGGCAAAACATCGGAGCGATCTCCATCGCGCGCAAAGGGAACGCGCCGTGGAGCAAACAGGATGAAGACACGATCCGCGAGGTTGCCATCCAGACCGGGCTGGCGATTGACAACATCCGTCTGATCGAAGAAGCAACCCAACGCGCCAAACAGGAGCAGACCGTCGGCGAACTCGCCTTCCGCTTTAGCCAAGCGCTCGATATGGATTCCCTTTTACAGGTTGCGGCTCGCGAGTTAGGGCAACTGCCTGGCGTCGAAGAATCCAGCGTTTACATCGCTCAACCATCTGACGTGGACGAAGAGTCCGGCGCGGTCCGCAAGCCGCGATCCGCGCGGAGGAATGGCTCATGA
- a CDS encoding GAF domain-containing protein: MNRLFSRLGRTSQNDGRQLTLALLRAETIALLGAIPGTLSVLFNAEFNEAQARVLSIATPILFVIAFLAMAYLSWRLSQFSRKRLDALARRAANQAPRAEYDAWREITGFTLRFGISAPIVFFAIVVLPAIILTSAQSAIITSPFQPNSLTSPIPLYVFLGGTAAILGWTILCILLIERFTLPFRLLLVPTDFDTQRKGRAGALVVSKFLIFILAITLISIMLIAPIGHQQTVRILYTEVSSLDVFRDLRTQTILFSALALVLGIGYSYYVSKSISNPIKELIETFDKVEVGDLSARAPVSATDELGIVTMHFNRTIARLEALQSTLEQQVAERTKLLEASNEVGRVASSSLDPDELLARVINLFTDEFGYYFAAIYIVDPSEKWAEIREATGEIGKLLKQNRQRHEISSRSMVGSAIREKTPKIAQVALEERNRYQNPLLPYTRSEIALPLLAGDRVLGALDVQSTKESDFGPDVIRTMQSMASHVAIALENARLFQEAQQNIREMHTAQQQYLLTGWSQISAPTEEMEYAVGDEQDPNAKHVEIPISLRDQIFGQIRLENPEVWTPEQENLVNVIAAQAAVALENARLVNESRQTALRERMIAEINSKIWSSATIDGILQTAAKELGRRLDASRATIELKINGQAK, from the coding sequence ATGAATAGATTATTCTCCCGGCTTGGCAGAACGTCTCAAAACGATGGCAGGCAGTTGACGCTGGCGCTTCTTCGCGCCGAAACGATTGCATTGCTTGGAGCGATCCCCGGAACGCTGTCCGTTCTGTTCAACGCTGAATTTAACGAAGCGCAGGCGCGAGTTCTATCCATTGCGACCCCGATCTTATTCGTTATCGCTTTCCTCGCGATGGCATATCTCAGTTGGCGCTTATCGCAGTTTTCGAGAAAGAGGCTCGACGCGCTCGCCCGCCGCGCCGCGAACCAAGCGCCTCGCGCCGAATACGATGCCTGGCGCGAGATCACAGGTTTCACTCTCCGCTTTGGTATTTCGGCTCCCATCGTTTTCTTCGCGATCGTAGTTCTGCCCGCTATCATCTTGACCTCTGCGCAAAGCGCCATCATCACCTCGCCGTTTCAGCCCAATTCGCTGACCTCGCCCATCCCTCTCTATGTTTTCCTAGGCGGGACTGCGGCGATCTTGGGATGGACCATCCTTTGCATTCTTCTGATCGAACGCTTCACCCTCCCCTTTCGGCTGCTCCTCGTTCCCACCGACTTCGACACCCAGCGAAAAGGACGCGCCGGCGCGCTCGTGGTAAGCAAATTCCTCATATTCATCCTTGCTATAACCCTGATCAGCATCATGCTCATCGCGCCCATCGGTCATCAACAAACGGTTCGCATCCTCTACACCGAAGTCAGCTCCCTAGACGTTTTTCGCGACCTACGCACCCAAACCATCCTCTTCAGCGCGCTCGCCCTCGTCCTCGGGATCGGGTATTCCTATTATGTATCGAAATCAATTTCCAACCCGATCAAGGAACTGATCGAAACCTTCGACAAGGTCGAAGTTGGAGATTTATCCGCCCGCGCTCCTGTCAGCGCAACCGATGAGTTGGGCATCGTCACGATGCACTTCAATCGCACGATCGCGCGGCTCGAAGCGCTACAAAGCACGCTCGAACAGCAAGTAGCGGAACGAACAAAGTTACTCGAAGCCTCCAACGAAGTAGGACGCGTCGCCTCGTCGAGTTTGGACCCGGATGAATTGCTGGCGCGCGTGATCAACCTTTTCACCGACGAATTTGGTTATTACTTTGCCGCCATCTACATCGTTGACCCCAGCGAAAAGTGGGCTGAGATCCGCGAGGCGACCGGCGAGATCGGTAAACTCCTCAAACAAAATCGGCAAAGGCACGAGATCTCCAGCCGAAGCATGGTCGGCAGCGCAATTCGGGAAAAAACTCCAAAGATCGCGCAAGTCGCGCTCGAGGAAAGAAATCGCTATCAAAATCCGCTATTGCCATACACGCGCTCCGAGATCGCCCTGCCCCTCCTTGCCGGAGACAGAGTTTTGGGCGCGCTCGATGTCCAATCTACAAAAGAATCCGATTTTGGTCCGGATGTAATCCGCACGATGCAAAGCATGGCAAGTCACGTGGCGATCGCGCTCGAAAACGCCCGGCTGTTTCAAGAGGCGCAGCAAAATATCCGCGAGATGCACACCGCGCAGCAACAATATCTCCTCACCGGGTGGAGTCAGATCTCCGCGCCAACGGAGGAGATGGAGTACGCCGTAGGCGACGAGCAAGACCCGAACGCAAAACACGTCGAAATCCCCATCAGTTTGCGCGACCAAATCTTCGGACAGATCCGCCTTGAAAACCCGGAAGTGTGGACTCCTGAACAGGAAAATCTAGTGAACGTGATCGCCGCCCAAGCCGCGGTCGCGCTTGAAAACGCGAGGCTGGTCAACGAATCACGCCAGACCGCATTGCGCGAAAGGATGATCGCGGAGATCAACTCCAAGATTTGGTCTTCGGCGACCATTGACGGTATTCTCCAAACCGCCGCCAAAGAACTCGGCAGGCGGCTCGACGCCTCACGCGCGACCATTGAACTCAAGATCAACGGGCAGGCAAAATAG
- a CDS encoding GAF domain-containing protein translates to MSENRPEGNAFFVTAYFVANADRLLLVNISDPQERGPQATIPRADGLFVQDIEPHLKDGVVRVEEGASSSLPAALVAFPRQFGCVSAAFLPVVHDLEIRGVVMIGALPGQVIGEDVIVSFLRAIQLTAKVTGKTESPPQQVNNERRTLEARALSVLSSNASTFTDLNAFYASIHDQFRAVIGDVSFLTALYDPQTNSISIPYSFEEGRFQAIDSFPVGEGLTSLLLRTREPLLIVEDTEKRMAALGAKFTGKPAKSWLGVPLLARGEAIGAIIVQDLERENRFDDDDLRFASAVANQVSGALYNTRLLSESQQLALQFETAAEIARDISSSLNLDELLLKAVELIRSRFNFYHAAILLKDLPGEFVVVREATGEAGAQFKRSGFKLQVGSRSIIGSVAEKGETLVANDTARDPMYLPHQALPETKSEAALALKVGDRILGVLDVQSDRTYAFSSDNLRILQILADQLSIAVINTELFAETQEHLAQHRLLHHITTSAASGTTLDEALQSAVGGLQVTLGGDRVTILLIDREKKFLEVKAAVGYAEDIFRTTIPVGSGITGWSALHRRPLRVNNVLQDSRYIEASPNTRSELAIPLVYRSELLGVLNVESEQAGAYAENDEELLGTLGGSLAAIIANARLLEQIRSQAERERVIFEITDKIRRTTDMQTILATTASELTRAVGATGAHIKLGVQAKDSAQLAGDRDE, encoded by the coding sequence ATGAGTGAGAACAGACCCGAAGGAAACGCGTTCTTTGTCACGGCTTATTTCGTCGCCAATGCAGACCGTCTGCTGCTCGTCAACATTTCCGATCCGCAGGAGCGAGGACCGCAGGCGACGATTCCGCGCGCCGATGGGCTGTTCGTCCAAGATATAGAACCGCATCTCAAGGATGGCGTGGTAAGAGTGGAGGAAGGGGCGTCTTCTTCGCTCCCTGCCGCGTTGGTCGCGTTTCCGCGTCAATTCGGATGTGTGTCTGCCGCGTTCCTGCCTGTGGTGCATGATCTAGAAATTCGCGGCGTGGTGATGATCGGCGCGCTGCCCGGACAAGTCATCGGCGAGGATGTGATCGTCTCCTTCCTGCGTGCCATTCAACTGACCGCCAAGGTCACCGGGAAAACAGAGTCTCCGCCTCAACAAGTTAATAATGAAAGACGCACTCTTGAAGCGCGCGCATTAAGCGTTTTATCGTCCAACGCGTCGACGTTCACCGATCTGAACGCTTTCTACGCCTCGATCCACGACCAGTTCCGAGCCGTTATTGGCGACGTCAGTTTCTTGACCGCCTTGTACGACCCTCAAACGAATTCCATCAGCATTCCCTATTCATTTGAAGAGGGGAGATTTCAAGCCATTGACTCCTTTCCGGTTGGCGAGGGACTTACATCGTTACTTCTCCGCACGCGTGAGCCGCTCCTGATCGTGGAAGATACCGAAAAGCGGATGGCCGCCTTGGGAGCGAAATTCACCGGTAAACCCGCCAAATCATGGTTGGGCGTTCCGCTCCTCGCACGCGGCGAAGCCATCGGCGCGATCATCGTTCAAGATTTGGAACGCGAGAATCGTTTCGACGATGACGATCTACGCTTCGCCAGCGCGGTCGCGAATCAGGTCTCCGGCGCGCTCTACAACACCCGTCTATTGAGCGAGAGTCAACAACTCGCGCTTCAATTTGAAACAGCCGCCGAGATCGCCCGCGACATCAGCAGTTCCTTGAACCTCGATGAATTGCTCCTCAAAGCCGTGGAATTGATCCGTTCGCGCTTCAACTTTTATCACGCCGCCATCCTTTTAAAGGATCTGCCCGGGGAATTCGTTGTCGTGCGCGAAGCCACCGGGGAAGCCGGCGCGCAATTCAAACGATCCGGATTCAAATTGCAGGTAGGCTCTCGATCCATTATCGGTTCGGTGGCGGAAAAAGGCGAAACGCTTGTAGCAAACGACACGGCGCGCGATCCGATGTATCTGCCGCATCAAGCCCTGCCAGAGACAAAATCCGAAGCGGCGCTCGCGTTGAAGGTCGGCGACCGGATCCTCGGCGTACTCGATGTGCAAAGCGATCGCACATACGCGTTCTCCAGCGACAATCTGCGCATCTTGCAAATTCTGGCTGACCAATTATCCATCGCGGTCATCAACACGGAGTTGTTCGCTGAAACTCAGGAGCATCTCGCGCAACACAGGCTGTTGCACCACATCACTACGTCCGCCGCATCCGGCACAACATTGGATGAAGCGCTTCAATCCGCTGTGGGAGGTTTGCAAGTCACCCTCGGCGGCGACCGCGTGACCATCCTTTTGATTGATCGGGAGAAAAAATTCCTAGAGGTCAAGGCGGCGGTCGGATATGCAGAAGATATCTTCCGCACGACGATCCCGGTCGGAAGCGGAATCACCGGCTGGAGTGCGCTCCACCGGCGACCCTTGCGCGTCAACAACGTTTTGCAAGATTCGCGCTACATCGAAGCCAGCCCAAACACAAGGTCTGAGTTAGCGATCCCGCTGGTCTATCGGAGCGAATTGCTAGGTGTGTTAAATGTAGAAAGCGAACAAGCGGGAGCCTACGCAGAAAACGATGAAGAACTGCTCGGAACGCTCGGCGGGAGTCTTGCCGCCATCATTGCAAACGCTCGCCTGCTGGAACAGATCCGCTCGCAAGCCGAACGCGAACGCGTCATCTTCGAGATCACAGATAAGATCCGCCGCACCACAGACATGCAAACAATCCTCGCCACCACCGCCAGCGAATTGACGCGCGCAGTCGGCGCGACCGGCGCACATATCAAACTGGGCGTACAGGCGAAAGATTCCGCCCAACTCGCGGGAGACAGGGATGAATAG
- a CDS encoding response regulator, whose product MPENILDTQPIRKPTIPKDATVLVVEDNVANFVLIARMLGYLGIHCEWKTSGYEVVEYADTLSRLDLILMDIRLPYEDGYGALKKIRASDKLRSIPIVAVTAEASTDQMNKAKESGFDGFLGKPLDPDKFPDQIRRILNGESVWEFS is encoded by the coding sequence ATGCCTGAAAATATTTTGGACACCCAACCCATCCGCAAACCCACGATCCCCAAGGATGCGACCGTGCTGGTTGTGGAGGATAACGTTGCCAACTTCGTGTTGATCGCGCGTATGCTGGGCTATCTCGGAATCCATTGCGAGTGGAAGACTTCAGGATATGAAGTGGTGGAATACGCAGATACGCTGTCGCGGCTCGATCTGATCTTGATGGATATCCGCCTGCCGTATGAAGACGGCTACGGCGCGTTGAAGAAGATCCGCGCGTCGGACAAGTTGCGATCCATTCCGATCGTCGCCGTCACCGCCGAAGCCAGCACCGACCAGATGAACAAGGCGAAAGAATCGGGTTTCGACGGTTTCTTGGGCAAGCCGCTCGACCCCGATAAGTTCCCAGACCAAATCCGCCGAATTCTTAACGGGGAGTCGGTTTGGGAGTTCAGTTAA
- a CDS encoding response regulator yields the protein MTENNKGTILYVEDNPDNRMLVRRVLLAEKYTLMEAINAGQALDMLQSSRPDLILMDINMPDMDGYSLTSQIKSMSGFERVPIVAITANVMRGDREKTLEAGCDGYIQKPIDIDQLTREIEKYLARRANA from the coding sequence ATGACAGAAAACAATAAAGGCACAATTTTGTACGTGGAAGACAACCCAGATAACCGGATGCTCGTCCGGCGCGTGTTGCTAGCCGAAAAATATACGTTGATGGAAGCCATTAATGCAGGGCAGGCGTTGGATATGTTGCAATCCAGCCGCCCGGATCTGATCTTGATGGATATCAACATGCCCGATATGGACGGTTACTCATTGACGTCGCAGATCAAGTCCATGTCCGGTTTTGAACGCGTCCCGATCGTTGCCATCACAGCGAATGTCATGCGAGGAGACCGCGAAAAGACATTGGAGGCGGGGTGTGATGGATACATTCAGAAGCCGATTGATATTGACCAGTTGACGCGTGAGATCGAGAAGTACCTTGCGAGGAGAGCCAATGCCTGA
- a CDS encoding polyprenyl synthetase family protein, whose amino-acid sequence MDTKELLPAIEAELQKQVTRLDAPRTKNFHGMLTYHMGWTGEGAGSEATGKRIRPILVLLTTAACGADWKSALPAAAAIELVHNFSLVHDDIQDNSPTRRGRKTVWTKWGAPMAINVGDALFVMSSQAIVDLKKDYPAETVLKAAEILHNTCLDLTRGQYLDMSFEERSDLGVEDYWHMISGKTSALIAACCHIGALLGGADEEKQEVYRSFGHYLGLAFQVQDDILGIWGDEKVTGKSVASDLVEGKNSLPVLAGLDKKGKFAERWAQGPIKAEEVGEVARLLASEGGLLAAQEAAKQMTDLALMNLRESDPQGEAGEALFTLTNRLLGRAQ is encoded by the coding sequence ATGGACACAAAAGAACTCCTCCCAGCCATTGAAGCCGAATTGCAAAAACAAGTGACGAGATTGGATGCGCCGCGCACGAAAAATTTTCACGGGATGCTCACGTATCACATGGGCTGGACGGGCGAAGGCGCCGGTTCTGAAGCGACGGGCAAGCGGATTCGCCCAATTTTGGTTTTACTCACCACAGCAGCGTGCGGGGCGGACTGGAAGTCCGCGCTCCCAGCCGCCGCGGCAATCGAATTGGTTCACAACTTTTCGCTTGTGCACGATGACATTCAAGACAATTCGCCGACTCGCCGTGGACGCAAAACCGTGTGGACGAAGTGGGGCGCGCCGATGGCGATCAACGTGGGTGACGCGTTGTTTGTGATGTCGAGTCAAGCCATTGTTGATTTGAAAAAAGATTATCCCGCCGAGACTGTGCTGAAAGCCGCAGAGATTTTGCACAACACCTGTCTCGACCTGACGCGTGGACAATATCTCGATATGTCTTTTGAAGAACGAAGCGATCTTGGCGTTGAAGATTATTGGCACATGATCTCAGGTAAGACTTCAGCGCTCATCGCGGCGTGCTGTCACATCGGCGCGTTGTTGGGCGGCGCGGATGAGGAGAAGCAGGAAGTCTATCGCTCGTTCGGACATTATCTTGGATTGGCGTTTCAAGTGCAGGATGACATTCTGGGAATTTGGGGCGATGAAAAAGTGACAGGCAAATCTGTTGCAAGCGATTTAGTGGAAGGAAAAAATTCGCTTCCTGTGTTGGCGGGGCTGGATAAAAAAGGAAAATTTGCAGAACGTTGGGCGCAAGGTCCGATCAAAGCGGAGGAAGTTGGCGAAGTCGCGCGGTTGCTGGCGAGCGAGGGCGGTTTACTTGCCGCGCAGGAAGCCGCGAAGCAGATGACCGATCTCGCGTTGATGAATCTGCGCGAGTCAGATCCGCAGGGCGAGGCGGGCGAGGCGCTCTTCACGTTGACGAATCGCTTGCTAGGGCGCGCCCAGTAG
- a CDS encoding HAD family phosphatase, producing MTTIAAIIFDFGNVLLEWNPWYVYRRHFDNEEAMKEFFQEVDFTAWNAQQDKGRTFKEGVADHAQKFPQYAHLFQAYHDHWKDSIGEAITGSVEILKRLKVKGYPLYGLSNWSAETFPFAREKYDFFELFDDMVISADVRSAKPEPEIFEIMLGKICKPANECLFIDDSLANIEQGKRMGFVTIHFTSPERLENKLKELELL from the coding sequence ATGACTACCATCGCCGCCATCATCTTCGATTTCGGAAATGTCTTACTCGAATGGAATCCGTGGTATGTGTATCGCCGTCATTTCGATAACGAAGAGGCGATGAAAGAGTTCTTCCAAGAGGTGGACTTTACAGCGTGGAATGCTCAGCAGGATAAAGGTCGCACGTTCAAAGAAGGCGTGGCTGACCACGCGCAGAAGTTTCCGCAGTACGCGCATTTGTTTCAGGCGTATCACGATCACTGGAAAGATTCGATCGGCGAGGCGATCACAGGCTCTGTCGAAATTTTGAAGCGTCTCAAAGTGAAAGGCTATCCGCTTTACGGGTTGAGCAATTGGTCGGCAGAGACGTTTCCATTCGCCCGCGAAAAATATGATTTCTTCGAATTGTTCGACGACATGGTGATCTCGGCGGATGTCCGCTCGGCAAAACCTGAGCCTGAAATTTTCGAGATCATGCTTGGCAAGATTTGCAAACCCGCAAACGAGTGTCTGTTCATTGACGACTCGCTCGCGAACATCGAGCAAGGCAAGCGGATGGGTTTTGTTACCATCCATTTCACCTCGCCTGAGCGCTTGGAAAACAAATTAAAAGAATTGGAACTTCTCTAA